One genomic window of Arthrobacter caoxuetaonis includes the following:
- a CDS encoding PH domain-containing protein — translation MRLEPGEQVIVSARPHAGPLVKQVLLAVLACAAGGFALGFLGRDTVPAALADWTPVLAPAVAVLVVLVLVRFCLPAVLRWNAARYVLTNRRLIQRRGVLRRQEHDLPLASVYQLEARQGILQRMQRSGTLRIDLGRGRVIDYPAVPEVHRFKSIVLATIEDLPMTVMFDGVDIEGSMGYDEWSGNE, via the coding sequence ATGAGGCTGGAGCCGGGGGAGCAGGTCATTGTTTCAGCGCGCCCCCATGCCGGGCCGCTGGTCAAGCAGGTCCTGCTCGCCGTTCTGGCATGTGCGGCAGGCGGGTTCGCCCTGGGGTTCCTGGGCCGTGACACCGTTCCGGCTGCGCTTGCCGACTGGACGCCCGTGCTGGCTCCCGCCGTCGCCGTGCTGGTGGTCCTGGTCCTGGTCCGTTTCTGCCTGCCGGCCGTGCTCCGCTGGAACGCCGCCCGCTACGTGCTGACCAACCGGCGCCTGATCCAGCGCCGGGGAGTGCTTCGAAGGCAGGAACACGATCTTCCGCTGGCCTCCGTCTACCAACTGGAAGCACGGCAGGGGATACTGCAGCGGATGCAGCGTTCCGGAACCCTTCGGATCGATCTGGGGCGCGGGCGGGTCATCGACTACCCCGCGGTGCCGGAAGTCCACAGATTCAAGTCGATTGTGTTGGCCACCATAGAAGACCTGCCCATGACCGTGATGTTCGATGGTGTAGATATTGAAGGAAGCATGGGTTACGACGAATGGAGCGGCAATGAGTGA
- a CDS encoding Ig-like domain-containing protein, translated as MQFFRGATPAQSRARRRAASIGSAVAATGAVVAGAILYPGFASADVDLNDGGVWVTNQTQGMVGHLNYPARLLDGAYAANSDGFDVTQYEGTVFHANTDQSKVSPVDIANVARGSEVQLPASATITQGGSAIAVTDPAAGAVWLMDSASLPFFSDTEAEPVVQDSPGVAAGVSPDGYAAVAAPREGRLYGYKVAGDGSYGEPQVTESEELRGFGDTQVAAVGEEAVAFDAETGTLVLPGGRTVSLPDTKGARLQDSGPEADFVAIASASALIKQPMDGSEATVTPVAGGGVPAAPVRVDSCVHAAWAGSGTYIRDCDSDADDSVEEIPGIGGSSELVFRVNRSVVVLNDINGGSVWLVLENMQLVDNWGDVIPPKQDSSDDEEESASENPVNTLPDRTGENRPPVASQDRFGVRAGRTTILNVLDNDTDPDGDLLTVRLSGSQPSAGEIQQIYNGAGLQLVVPPGASGTSTFEYEVSDGRGGSAAASATVQVRGSSENTPPEPRRSTKILVEQGQSVSQNILNDWMDPDGDDLVLVAAEPTADGDQVRTRSDGLLTFRDIGKTQGVKDVAITVSDGTETATGTVTFDVRPAGVLPPVTNFDHFTATAGEPVTLYPLQNDLDPAGGQLSLAKADAEDGSELLPDYETGSITFTPADPATYYIEYLVTNGPQSASGLIRVDAAESGRQGAPIAVRDVALLPRGGNVLVDVLGNDTDPTGGVLVVQSVSTGSSSPLDVAVLNHNILQIHDVRGLTGAATISYMVSNGTASASGEVSVLPVDGPGTLLPPSASADTATVRVGDVVNIPVLENDVSPTGDELTLNPVPAQGVDPADGQLFASGNMLRFVAGDTAKTVYAIYEVRDSTGQSDSAQVRINIRPRDDEKNTPPVPRNLEGRAIAGSTVRIPVPLDGLDADGDSVFLSGISEAPRLGAAVPGPHYIDYTASATGAGTDSFTYEVRDRLGLVNTGTVRVGIAPVAEANQKPVAVNDAVTVRPGREVAVPVLQNDSDPDGDPISLDPGGVSSQESGTEARAEDNRVRFTAPAEAGTYNIRYAVRDNRGGTAYGNIAVVSDPNAELLAPLAQDDRVSVAEIRGRTAVDVAVLENDEDPDGVAEDLAVSVDPSRTTAAVTGDRVRVELLEEAQIVPYQVQDMDGGTATAVIWVPGLSAQYPTLRSAEVQEIEATETLELDLAELVEVREGRAPRITETAKVSAIGSSNRDTWVADEDTLSYTADEDYAGLGSITFEVTDGSGPDDPEGLKATLTILVNVIPLPEQNLPPVMSPGSLEAAKGEDAVTLDLAPLASDPNPADAGKLSFALAGPVPQGFEASLSGSVLSVSAGDNAAVGTLGQLAVSVTDGRSDPVPGRVDLAVLASTRPLPVAADDSVDDAVQGKPASVNVLANDDNPFPDTPLEIVEATADGNGTASIQGDSVVVTPDADFVGSMSVQYRIQDKTGQPDRQASAQILLTVQGRPDAPATPVVESTRSRTVVLAWDPPAANGAAITGYTVTGSAGFSQECAATTCTLTGLTNNVEYTFAVTATNANGTSDPSPSSAPARPDTQPAQPAPPVLAFGDKQLDIAWTAPANDGSPIESYDLQISPAPPGGTAQKTVPASVTRTTWTGLANGASYRVRVQARNAAPEPSGFSDYSVPEIPAGLPGVPPAPTTAKANSVGTQSQLAVDWEDSVPNGAAVTKYEVREYQGSTLVRTENAGATSKLTVRVPNSEQNYSYSVRAYNKAGWSEWGPASAPRRAVGVPDAPAAPVLAASRTGAEGRAVTVTFNPLSASARNGARAEEVSYRAAFSDGRSMIVSSGQEITGFGNGASITATLTAVVNSDGSSYDSPASPASGAVQVHGSPGQPSASGSNGGQGSKTAALSWSPPNQNAHDVAQVQISVNGGGGWSGWENVSVSGNRDVGNGYDQTVSIRVRVLNSQGTAGPVAEASARTGSEPPPATWTLTVGNQLNESDRRTCMDPVGSTNYTSDGRCLGNHWAYLGERIDTRCYIVRGGGDRWYRQFSGPNRDADNNGLHIKGIHTSFGNNPPSGMGQC; from the coding sequence GTGCAGTTCTTCAGGGGGGCTACGCCTGCGCAAAGCCGCGCCCGCCGCAGGGCCGCGTCGATCGGCTCGGCCGTTGCCGCCACGGGTGCCGTCGTGGCCGGCGCCATCCTGTATCCGGGATTTGCCAGCGCCGACGTCGATCTGAACGACGGCGGTGTCTGGGTCACCAACCAGACGCAGGGCATGGTGGGCCACCTGAACTACCCCGCCCGGCTGCTCGACGGCGCCTACGCCGCCAACAGCGACGGCTTCGACGTCACCCAGTATGAGGGCACCGTCTTCCATGCCAACACCGACCAGTCCAAGGTCTCGCCCGTGGACATCGCCAACGTGGCACGCGGCAGCGAGGTACAGCTGCCGGCGTCGGCCACCATCACCCAGGGCGGCTCCGCGATCGCGGTGACCGATCCTGCCGCCGGGGCCGTCTGGCTCATGGACTCCGCTTCACTGCCCTTCTTCAGCGACACCGAAGCTGAACCCGTGGTCCAGGACTCACCCGGCGTTGCGGCCGGGGTGTCACCGGACGGATACGCGGCTGTCGCGGCGCCGCGGGAGGGACGGCTCTACGGCTATAAAGTCGCCGGGGACGGCAGCTACGGCGAGCCGCAGGTCACCGAGTCGGAGGAACTCCGCGGTTTCGGGGACACCCAGGTCGCAGCCGTGGGGGAGGAAGCCGTCGCCTTCGACGCCGAAACAGGAACCCTTGTCCTGCCCGGCGGACGCACCGTCAGCCTTCCCGACACCAAGGGCGCACGGCTCCAGGACTCCGGCCCCGAAGCGGACTTTGTTGCCATAGCTTCGGCTTCGGCCCTGATCAAACAGCCGATGGACGGTTCAGAGGCGACGGTGACCCCGGTAGCCGGCGGTGGAGTTCCTGCGGCGCCGGTGCGGGTGGACTCGTGCGTGCACGCTGCCTGGGCCGGATCCGGCACGTACATCAGGGACTGCGACTCCGACGCTGATGACTCCGTCGAGGAGATTCCCGGGATCGGCGGCTCCTCGGAACTTGTCTTTCGGGTCAACCGGTCTGTCGTGGTGCTCAACGACATTAACGGCGGCAGCGTGTGGCTGGTGCTGGAAAACATGCAGCTGGTGGATAACTGGGGGGACGTCATCCCGCCCAAGCAGGATTCCAGTGATGACGAAGAAGAATCTGCCAGCGAGAACCCGGTGAACACCCTTCCGGACCGGACCGGCGAGAACCGGCCGCCCGTCGCTTCACAGGACAGGTTCGGGGTCCGGGCCGGGCGCACCACCATCCTTAACGTCCTGGACAACGACACGGACCCTGACGGTGACCTGCTGACTGTCCGGCTCTCCGGCAGCCAGCCGTCCGCCGGGGAAATCCAGCAGATTTACAACGGTGCCGGACTGCAGCTGGTCGTTCCGCCGGGTGCCTCCGGGACCAGCACGTTCGAGTACGAGGTCAGCGACGGCCGCGGAGGCAGCGCAGCCGCCAGTGCGACAGTGCAGGTCCGCGGTTCCAGCGAGAACACCCCGCCCGAACCGCGCAGGTCCACGAAGATCCTGGTCGAACAGGGCCAGTCCGTCAGCCAGAACATCCTCAACGACTGGATGGACCCGGACGGCGATGACCTGGTTCTGGTGGCCGCGGAACCAACGGCTGACGGGGACCAGGTGCGGACCAGGTCCGACGGACTGCTGACGTTCCGTGACATCGGAAAGACACAGGGCGTCAAGGACGTTGCCATCACTGTCTCGGACGGCACCGAAACTGCCACCGGCACTGTCACCTTCGATGTCCGGCCGGCGGGCGTCCTGCCCCCGGTCACCAACTTCGACCACTTCACCGCCACCGCGGGTGAACCAGTCACGCTGTATCCCCTGCAGAACGACCTTGATCCCGCCGGCGGCCAGCTCAGCCTCGCCAAGGCCGATGCGGAGGACGGCTCGGAACTCCTGCCGGACTACGAGACAGGTTCCATCACGTTCACTCCCGCGGATCCGGCGACGTACTACATCGAGTACCTCGTCACCAACGGACCGCAGAGCGCCAGCGGGCTCATCCGGGTGGATGCAGCCGAGTCCGGCCGCCAGGGAGCTCCGATCGCTGTGCGCGACGTGGCCCTGCTTCCCCGCGGCGGCAACGTGCTGGTGGACGTGCTCGGCAACGACACCGACCCCACCGGCGGGGTGCTGGTGGTGCAGTCCGTCAGCACCGGCAGCAGTTCGCCGCTGGACGTCGCAGTGCTGAACCACAACATCCTCCAGATCCATGACGTGCGTGGACTCACCGGAGCCGCCACGATCAGCTACATGGTTTCCAACGGCACCGCCAGCGCCAGCGGCGAAGTCAGCGTCCTGCCGGTGGACGGGCCGGGAACCCTGCTCCCGCCTTCGGCCTCCGCGGACACCGCTACCGTGCGGGTCGGTGACGTGGTGAACATTCCCGTCCTGGAGAACGATGTGTCGCCCACCGGCGACGAACTGACGCTCAACCCGGTTCCGGCCCAGGGGGTCGATCCAGCCGACGGGCAGCTGTTTGCTTCCGGGAACATGCTCCGTTTCGTTGCCGGAGATACAGCCAAGACGGTCTACGCGATTTACGAAGTACGCGACTCCACCGGGCAGAGCGACTCCGCCCAGGTGCGCATCAACATCCGGCCGCGCGACGACGAGAAAAACACCCCTCCGGTGCCCAGGAATTTGGAAGGACGGGCGATCGCCGGGAGCACCGTACGGATTCCAGTGCCTCTGGACGGCCTTGATGCCGACGGCGATTCGGTCTTCCTCAGCGGGATCAGTGAAGCACCCCGGCTCGGCGCCGCGGTTCCAGGACCCCATTACATCGACTACACAGCTTCAGCCACCGGTGCGGGCACTGACTCGTTCACCTATGAAGTACGAGACAGGCTGGGGCTGGTGAACACCGGCACGGTCCGCGTGGGAATCGCCCCGGTAGCGGAAGCCAACCAGAAACCCGTGGCCGTGAACGACGCCGTGACCGTGCGCCCGGGGCGTGAAGTCGCCGTGCCGGTGCTGCAGAACGATTCCGATCCCGACGGCGATCCGATCTCGCTCGACCCCGGCGGCGTCAGCTCACAGGAGAGCGGAACCGAAGCGCGGGCCGAGGACAACCGTGTCCGGTTCACGGCACCCGCCGAGGCCGGCACCTACAACATCCGCTACGCCGTGCGCGACAACCGCGGCGGAACAGCCTATGGAAACATCGCTGTCGTCTCCGATCCGAACGCGGAACTGCTGGCACCGCTGGCACAGGATGACCGGGTGAGCGTTGCTGAGATCCGCGGCCGCACCGCCGTGGATGTCGCCGTGCTGGAGAATGACGAGGACCCCGACGGCGTGGCCGAAGACCTGGCAGTCTCCGTGGACCCGTCGCGGACCACCGCAGCGGTGACGGGAGACCGGGTGCGCGTGGAGCTGCTCGAAGAAGCGCAAATCGTCCCGTACCAGGTCCAGGACATGGACGGGGGAACGGCGACGGCGGTGATCTGGGTTCCCGGTCTCAGCGCCCAGTATCCGACGCTTCGCAGTGCCGAGGTGCAGGAAATCGAAGCAACGGAGACCCTGGAACTCGATCTGGCCGAACTGGTCGAGGTCCGTGAGGGCCGTGCGCCGAGGATCACGGAAACTGCCAAGGTCAGCGCAATCGGCTCCTCCAACCGGGATACCTGGGTGGCTGACGAAGATACGCTTTCGTACACCGCGGACGAGGACTACGCCGGTCTGGGCTCCATCACTTTTGAAGTCACGGACGGTTCAGGCCCGGATGATCCGGAAGGCCTCAAAGCTACCCTGACCATCCTGGTCAACGTCATCCCGCTGCCGGAGCAGAACCTGCCGCCCGTCATGAGCCCGGGTTCGCTGGAAGCGGCCAAGGGCGAAGACGCGGTCACCCTGGACCTGGCGCCGCTGGCCTCGGACCCCAACCCGGCCGACGCCGGAAAACTCAGCTTCGCCCTGGCCGGTCCCGTACCCCAGGGTTTCGAGGCGAGCCTTTCCGGTTCGGTCCTGTCCGTCTCCGCCGGGGACAATGCCGCAGTCGGCACGCTGGGACAGCTCGCCGTGAGCGTCACGGACGGCCGCAGCGACCCTGTACCCGGACGCGTGGACCTGGCGGTGCTCGCCTCCACCCGGCCGCTGCCTGTCGCTGCGGACGATTCCGTGGACGATGCTGTCCAGGGCAAGCCGGCGAGCGTCAACGTGCTGGCCAATGACGACAACCCGTTCCCGGACACGCCGCTGGAAATCGTGGAAGCCACGGCGGACGGCAACGGCACCGCCAGCATCCAGGGCGATTCCGTGGTGGTGACCCCGGACGCCGACTTTGTGGGCAGCATGAGCGTCCAGTACCGGATCCAGGACAAGACCGGTCAGCCTGACCGCCAGGCTTCCGCGCAGATCCTGCTGACCGTGCAGGGCCGGCCCGATGCGCCCGCCACTCCGGTCGTGGAAAGTACACGCAGCCGAACCGTGGTCCTGGCCTGGGATCCGCCCGCTGCCAACGGTGCTGCGATCACCGGTTACACCGTCACCGGGTCCGCCGGGTTCAGCCAGGAGTGTGCTGCAACAACCTGCACGCTGACCGGACTGACCAACAACGTCGAGTACACCTTTGCGGTGACGGCCACCAACGCCAACGGAACCTCCGATCCGTCCCCGTCCTCCGCTCCCGCACGCCCGGACACCCAGCCTGCCCAGCCGGCACCTCCCGTCCTGGCGTTCGGCGACAAGCAACTGGATATTGCCTGGACCGCGCCGGCCAACGACGGTTCGCCGATCGAGTCCTATGACCTGCAGATTTCTCCGGCACCTCCCGGCGGGACAGCCCAAAAAACCGTCCCGGCGTCGGTGACCCGGACCACGTGGACGGGACTGGCCAACGGTGCCAGCTACCGGGTGCGTGTCCAGGCCCGCAACGCGGCACCTGAGCCCTCCGGATTCAGTGACTACTCGGTACCTGAAATCCCCGCCGGACTCCCGGGCGTCCCGCCGGCACCCACGACGGCGAAGGCCAACTCGGTGGGTACCCAGAGCCAGCTTGCGGTGGACTGGGAGGACTCCGTTCCCAACGGCGCGGCCGTGACCAAATACGAAGTGCGCGAGTACCAGGGCTCAACGCTTGTCCGCACAGAGAACGCCGGAGCAACCTCCAAGCTCACGGTGCGTGTGCCGAACTCGGAGCAGAATTACAGCTACTCCGTGCGGGCCTACAACAAAGCCGGCTGGAGCGAGTGGGGGCCCGCCTCGGCACCGCGCCGCGCCGTCGGCGTGCCCGACGCTCCGGCAGCGCCGGTCCTGGCAGCTTCCCGCACCGGAGCCGAGGGGCGGGCCGTAACCGTCACCTTCAACCCGCTCAGCGCCAGCGCCCGCAACGGTGCGCGCGCCGAGGAAGTCAGTTACCGGGCAGCCTTCAGTGACGGGCGGTCGATGATCGTCAGCAGCGGCCAAGAGATCACAGGCTTCGGCAACGGTGCCAGCATCACCGCGACGCTGACCGCCGTGGTGAACTCCGACGGCTCGTCCTACGACAGCCCTGCCTCTCCGGCGTCGGGCGCGGTGCAGGTACACGGCAGTCCAGGGCAGCCGTCGGCCTCCGGTTCCAACGGCGGACAGGGCAGCAAGACCGCTGCGCTGTCCTGGTCACCGCCGAACCAGAATGCGCACGACGTCGCGCAGGTCCAGATCTCGGTCAACGGCGGCGGGGGTTGGTCCGGATGGGAAAACGTTTCCGTCTCCGGCAACCGCGACGTAGGGAACGGCTATGACCAGACGGTCAGCATCCGCGTCCGCGTGCTGAACTCGCAGGGGACGGCTGGTCCGGTGGCTGAAGCTTCCGCCCGGACCGGCTCCGAGCCCCCTCCAGCCACGTGGACCCTTACCGTCGGCAACCAGCTCAACGAATCCGATCGCCGGACCTGCATGGACCCGGTAGGCAGCACCAACTACACCTCAGACGGCCGCTGCCTCGGAAACCACTGGGCCTACCTCGGGGAGCGCATCGACACCCGCTGCTACATCGTCCGCGGTGGTGGAGACAGATGGTACCGGCAGTTCTCCGGCCCGAACCGCGATGCCGACAATAACGGCCTCCACATCAAGGGGATCCACACCAGCTTCGGCAACAACCCGCCCAGCGGGATGGGCCAATGCTGA
- a CDS encoding AAA family ATPase — protein MSMTEEQASWFAETFAQILTNVGRAVLGKPEAVRLIIISMLAEGHVLLEDAPGTGKTMLARALAATVQGTTSRIQFTPDLLPSDVTGITIYDQKTQAFEFHRGPIFANVVLADEINRASPKTQSALLEVMEESRVTVDGTTYTQERPFMVIATQNPIEQAGTYRLPEAQLDRFLVKTSMGYPDHAATVELLAGAATRDRSAALSAVITSEAVRDMADLAATVHTDTSVLEYIARLTAATREAPETRLGVSVRGALAMVRAAKVRAASEGRNFVLPDDVIALAPSVFTHRLVMDPEAEFAGATASAVLEQVLASIAAPQQRVAV, from the coding sequence ATGTCCATGACCGAAGAACAGGCATCCTGGTTCGCCGAGACGTTTGCCCAGATCCTGACGAACGTTGGCCGGGCCGTCCTCGGCAAGCCGGAGGCAGTACGCCTGATCATCATCTCGATGCTCGCCGAAGGGCATGTGCTGCTGGAGGACGCGCCCGGAACGGGCAAGACCATGCTGGCCCGTGCGCTGGCGGCAACAGTGCAGGGAACCACCTCCCGGATCCAGTTCACCCCTGACCTGCTGCCCTCCGACGTCACGGGCATCACGATCTATGACCAGAAGACCCAGGCGTTCGAGTTCCACCGCGGACCGATCTTCGCCAACGTGGTGCTGGCGGATGAAATCAACCGTGCTTCGCCCAAGACGCAGTCCGCACTGCTGGAGGTCATGGAGGAATCCCGGGTCACCGTGGACGGAACGACGTACACGCAGGAACGCCCGTTCATGGTGATCGCCACGCAGAACCCGATCGAGCAGGCCGGCACCTACCGGCTCCCCGAAGCCCAGCTGGACCGCTTCCTGGTCAAGACCTCCATGGGCTACCCGGACCACGCCGCGACCGTTGAACTGCTTGCCGGTGCGGCCACCCGGGACCGGTCCGCCGCGCTGTCCGCCGTGATCACCTCCGAAGCCGTGCGGGACATGGCCGACCTCGCCGCCACCGTGCACACCGACACCTCGGTGCTGGAATACATCGCGCGCCTTACTGCGGCCACGCGGGAAGCTCCCGAAACCCGGCTGGGCGTCAGCGTCCGCGGCGCCCTGGCCATGGTCCGCGCGGCAAAGGTCCGGGCGGCCTCCGAGGGCCGGAACTTCGTGCTGCCGGACGACGTCATCGCGCTGGCCCCGAGTGTCTTCACCCACCGCCTGGTCATGGACCCGGAGGCTGAGTTCGCCGGTGCCACCGCTTCGGCGGTGCTGGAACAGGTGCTTGCCTCCATTGCAGCTCCGCAGCAGCGCGTTGCCGTCTAG
- a CDS encoding adenylate/guanylate cyclase domain-containing protein: MPQKPVLPGTSGGIDREDVRRLEAQLIGGPRTLKRREAAAGAGVSLLSARKLWRAMGFPNLDDDAVFFTEADQEALSTVIQLVREERLTEEAAISIMRSIGQMTDRMVVWQIEALVEEMVVQRGITDAEARKKLVAALPDLIEPLEKTLVYAWKRQLNAAVQRLALRAEAGLASHDSNADDNPLPLARAVGFADLVSYTSLSRQMNEKTLAQMVQRFEHKCSEIISVGGGRLVKTIGDEVLFNAETPEAGAEISLALAKAFTEDELLPSARVAMVWGRVLSRLGDIYGPTVNLASRLTSLAEPGTVLTDASTAAALRNNERFILIPHSPRAVRGFGEIHPVTLARGTGQGLVLD, translated from the coding sequence ATGCCGCAGAAGCCGGTGCTGCCGGGTACCTCCGGAGGGATCGACCGGGAAGACGTCCGGCGGCTGGAAGCCCAGCTGATTGGCGGTCCGCGAACCCTCAAGCGCCGTGAAGCGGCAGCGGGAGCGGGAGTCTCACTGCTCTCGGCACGCAAGCTGTGGCGCGCCATGGGCTTCCCGAACCTCGACGACGACGCCGTGTTTTTCACCGAGGCTGACCAGGAAGCCCTCAGCACCGTGATCCAGCTGGTCCGCGAGGAACGGCTCACCGAAGAGGCCGCGATTTCCATCATGCGTTCGATCGGCCAAATGACGGACCGGATGGTTGTCTGGCAGATCGAGGCGCTCGTTGAAGAGATGGTGGTCCAGCGCGGGATCACTGACGCCGAGGCCCGGAAAAAGCTGGTGGCCGCGCTGCCGGACCTGATCGAGCCGCTCGAGAAAACCCTGGTCTACGCGTGGAAACGGCAGCTGAACGCCGCGGTCCAGCGCCTGGCGCTGCGTGCCGAGGCAGGCTTGGCCAGCCATGATTCGAACGCCGATGACAACCCGCTCCCGCTGGCACGGGCCGTCGGGTTTGCCGACCTGGTCTCTTACACCAGTCTTTCCCGCCAGATGAACGAAAAGACCTTGGCGCAGATGGTCCAGCGGTTTGAGCACAAATGCTCGGAGATCATTTCGGTTGGCGGCGGCCGGCTCGTGAAGACCATAGGCGACGAAGTCCTCTTCAACGCTGAGACCCCCGAGGCAGGTGCCGAAATCTCCCTGGCCCTGGCGAAGGCCTTCACCGAGGACGAACTGCTTCCGTCCGCGCGCGTAGCCATGGTGTGGGGCAGGGTGCTCTCCCGCCTGGGCGACATCTATGGGCCGACTGTGAACCTTGCCTCACGGCTCACCTCGCTGGCAGAACCTGGAACAGTCCTCACCGACGCGTCCACGGCAGCGGCGCTGCGCAATAACGAGCGTTTTATCCTCATACCCCATTCCCCGCGCGCGGTTCGCGGTTTCGGCGAGATCCACCCGGTCACCCTTGCCCGGGGCACCGGACAGGGACTGGTACTGGACTAA
- a CDS encoding DUF58 domain-containing protein has translation MHLLDAARRRWWPRAAAAAGSMTPLGWSAAALAAGFWAAGGMLGWRELLIAAAFLTLVLVAAVGFIVGRQSYAVRLDLARTRVAVGDDAVGSLTVGNPGARMLLPATLELPVGAATAVFELPRMAPGDEHEELFRIPTQRRAMIVVGPVESVRRDPFGLMGRRLVWTDPVDLFVHPRTVGLQGSATGFIKDLEGLPTRELSTADVAFHALREYVPGDDRRHIHWKTTARTGTLMVRQFEETRRSHLAVALSGNTADYGSEADLELAVSVAGSLGLQAIREQRDLTVLSQDGQIRSGSGRILLDGLTRFEGRERREGTRELAALTSDSVPNASVVILVTGTAVSASVLRSAAAAISPGIRCLAVRCSEGEPPGRREIADLTVLTCGALDDLPALIRKGTA, from the coding sequence GTGCACCTCCTGGACGCAGCCCGCCGGCGGTGGTGGCCCCGCGCAGCCGCCGCGGCAGGCAGCATGACACCGCTGGGATGGTCAGCTGCGGCACTGGCCGCAGGCTTCTGGGCAGCGGGCGGAATGCTCGGCTGGCGGGAACTGCTCATTGCCGCTGCCTTCCTGACCCTTGTCCTGGTTGCGGCAGTGGGCTTCATCGTCGGGCGGCAGTCCTATGCGGTGCGGCTGGATCTGGCCCGCACCCGCGTCGCGGTGGGGGACGACGCCGTCGGCTCGCTGACCGTTGGCAACCCGGGAGCGCGCATGCTGCTCCCCGCGACGCTGGAACTGCCCGTCGGTGCGGCAACCGCCGTCTTTGAACTGCCGCGCATGGCCCCCGGCGATGAGCACGAAGAGCTGTTCCGGATCCCCACCCAGCGGCGGGCCATGATCGTGGTGGGTCCGGTGGAATCCGTCCGCCGGGATCCTTTTGGGCTGATGGGCCGGCGCCTGGTCTGGACCGACCCGGTAGACCTGTTCGTCCATCCCCGCACCGTGGGCCTCCAGGGATCCGCCACCGGCTTCATCAAGGACCTGGAAGGCCTGCCGACCCGGGAGCTTTCCACCGCAGACGTCGCTTTCCATGCCCTGCGCGAGTACGTACCCGGCGATGACCGCCGCCACATCCACTGGAAAACCACCGCACGGACCGGGACCCTGATGGTCCGGCAGTTCGAGGAAACCCGCAGATCCCACCTGGCCGTTGCACTGTCCGGCAATACCGCTGACTACGGCAGCGAAGCGGACCTGGAACTGGCGGTCTCCGTCGCCGGATCCCTGGGGCTGCAGGCCATCCGTGAGCAGCGCGACCTGACAGTGCTCAGCCAGGACGGACAGATCCGCAGCGGCAGCGGCCGGATCCTGCTGGACGGGCTGACCCGGTTCGAAGGCCGCGAACGCCGGGAGGGCACCCGCGAACTGGCGGCCCTCACCTCGGACAGCGTTCCCAACGCTTCGGTGGTCATTCTCGTGACCGGTACCGCCGTGAGCGCGTCGGTGCTGCGGTCAGCAGCTGCCGCCATTTCCCCGGGCATCCGCTGCCTGGCCGTGCGCTGCAGTGAAGGGGAACCCCCCGGGCGCCGCGAGATTGCAGACCTCACCGTCCTCACCTGCGGCGCTTTGGATGACCTGCCCGCCCTGATCCGGAAGGGCACCGCATGA
- a CDS encoding biotin--[acetyl-CoA-carboxylase] ligase: MDLRYSSMERPPLEPERLRASLVGPAGPLSRLDVVQETGSTNTDLADSARLSPREYPDFSVLTAELQTAGRGRLGRVWQAPERSSLFVSVLLRPVNAQGRPLPTQSYGWLSLLAALSLSKAVGGRTGVEPRLKWPNDVMVDGRKLAGVLAQLVPDSTGNPPAVVVGVGLNVSLTDEDQPVSTGTSLLMEYASTTDRNILLEDFLLRFNLDYRAFCAVDGNASVPWSVGGCLLDNVAGRMATLGQEVRAHLPGGAELTGRAAGLDAHGALLIIDGDGVRQTVTAADVVHLRPAGA, encoded by the coding sequence ATGGATCTGCGCTACTCCAGCATGGAGCGACCACCGTTGGAGCCGGAGCGGCTGCGGGCCAGCCTTGTGGGCCCCGCAGGCCCGCTGTCCCGGCTCGATGTCGTGCAGGAAACAGGCTCAACCAACACCGATCTTGCTGACAGTGCGCGGTTATCGCCGCGTGAATATCCGGACTTTTCCGTCCTGACCGCCGAGCTGCAAACCGCCGGCCGGGGCCGCCTGGGCCGCGTGTGGCAGGCACCGGAACGCTCTTCGCTGTTTGTAAGCGTGCTGCTGCGCCCTGTTAATGCACAGGGGCGGCCGTTGCCGACCCAGTCCTACGGGTGGCTCTCCCTGCTGGCAGCACTGTCGCTGTCCAAGGCTGTGGGTGGCCGGACGGGAGTGGAACCGCGGCTGAAATGGCCCAACGACGTCATGGTCGACGGGCGCAAGCTGGCCGGTGTCCTGGCACAGCTGGTGCCGGACAGCACAGGCAACCCTCCTGCCGTAGTGGTGGGGGTGGGACTCAACGTTTCCCTCACTGACGAAGACCAGCCGGTCAGCACGGGCACCAGCCTGCTGATGGAGTACGCGTCCACCACGGACAGAAACATCCTGCTGGAGGACTTCCTGCTGCGGTTCAACCTGGACTACCGGGCGTTCTGCGCCGTCGATGGGAATGCCTCGGTGCCCTGGTCCGTTGGCGGATGCCTGCTGGACAACGTCGCCGGGCGGATGGCGACCCTGGGGCAGGAAGTCCGTGCGCACCTGCCCGGAGGAGCGGAGCTGACGGGCCGCGCCGCCGGCCTCGACGCGCATGGCGCGCTCCTGATCATCGATGGCGACGGCGTACGGCAGACAGTCACCGCTGCCGACGTCGTGCACCTGAGGCCCGCAGGCGCATGA